From the genome of Solanum lycopersicum chromosome 12, SLM_r2.1:
CACTGATATATTCAAAGTAAGATACTTCAACAGTGAGCATACATGTCCATTAAGGGATAGGGTATTAAGTAAAGTACAAGCTACTGTTGGATTTATTGGTGCTTTTACAGCTCCAAAATTGGTAAATGATAAACGAAAACATACTCCAaatgatataattgatgatgTTAGGGAAATGTATGGTGTTGAGATTTCTTACCAGCAAGCATGGCGTGCTAAAGAACGTGCACTAGAGTTGATAAGGGGCAATCCTGCAGATGCATATAAAAATATGCCAAGATACATACATATGTTGGAAACGGTGTATCCAAATTCTTATATACGGATgcacaaatcagaaaaaatgaatttatgtaTCTATTCATTGCTTTAAGGCCTTTGATGAGAGGGTTTGAGTTCTGTAGgcctgttgttgttgttgatggtTCACATCTTAGTGGAGCTTACAAAGGGACGTTTGTATCCGCAAGTACTCTTGATGGGGCAGGTATGTCATGTTGCtgcataattataattttttttaaaatgataataataacattgtTTCAACATTATGTATCAAGTACATTAATATTGTGTGTTGACTATGTTAAGGTTGCATATTACCATTAGCTTACGGGATCGTCGATACGGAAAATGATTGTTCATGGACATGGTTCTTCACACAGTTCAAAAATGCATTTggtgagagagaaaaaatgtgTGTTGTTTCTGATAGAAACGAAAGCATAATTAAGAGTGTTAGTATAGTTTATCCAAATGTTCCACATTTTGCATGCATATGGCACTTGTGGAAAAATGTTTGTACATACTACAAGAGAAGTAAAAACACTCTAAGTAATCTGTTTTATTCGATGGCTAAGGCTTATCGGAAAAaggattttgaaaaattgatggCTAAAGTGGAAAAAGTAGATGGCAGAGTTAAAAAGTATCTTGAAGAGGCTGGCTATGAAAGGTGGTCTAGATCTCATGCAACCGTGAATAGGGGTAGAATGATGACATCTAACATTGCGGAATGTATCAATGGTTGTCTTGTTGATGCACGACAATTACCTGTTTTGGACTTTTTGGAAGAAGCCAGAATTCTATTTGGTTCTTGGAACtgcaaaaatagagaaatagcATCTTATACAAAGGAAACATTAGGGAGGAAATTTGAAGAGATATTGATTATAAATGCGTCCAAATGTTCGAAAATGAAGGTATTTAttcatatatcaaatattatatatcttgcttcaatattttaagattttttttgtatcaaaAAATCCAACAGtaactttttaaaaactattgcAGGTTGTTGCATCTTCAGAATTCATTTTTTCAGTTTATGAAGGTGGTATAAGATACATCGTTTGCCTTGAGAGAAAGAAATGTTCTTGTGGTAGATTTCAGCATGATGAAATACCTTGTGCGCATGCAATGGctgttttgaagaagaagaatatcaaagatgTACACCCATACTGTTCTGATTACTATAAACCTGATGCATTAGCAAACACCTATGCAGTTCCAATGGAACCAATGCCGGACAAAAGTGATTGGATAGTTCCGGAAAGTGTTTTGGAAGAAGTTGTATTGCCACCAAGATACAAAAAAATGTCTGGTAgaccaagaaaaaaaagaaagaaaaatgcaGATGAAAAGCTAAGCGGAAACACAAATTGTTGTGGACGATGTGGACAAGAAGGTTACAATAGAAGAACATGTACTTTCTTTCCAAAAGATTCATAATGATTATGTTTCAGGAGTTCCTTAAATAAATGTAATGGTGTAGCATTTGGTTCCACTGTTACAAAGAGATTCTGATTCAATAAATTTCTTTGATCATTTCGCAATGTGTtctctaatttaatttagtaatataGTATCATGTGTGTagatacttaaaaaaatttcatattttgaaggCAAATAATTGTtcgtaatatatataaatcatagtaCTGAATATATCTTATGTGTacaaaagatattaattttttttttaaaaaaaatagtgtgtatCAAGTTTAATAACTAGTATCACTGTTtgtgatattatatattttgatttttcatgtatcatatacataatttaattacgtatctgaattttctttttttgtatcatacaattctttattttttgttaaactctatttaaatttgacattatatttaatgtatcaaatactttattttataatccTTATTCAAACTTActttaatcaatattaattgCGGAAATTTCAaccaaattatttttagttctaatttaatttaatttagtaatataGTATCATGTGTGtagatacttaaaaaaaaatattttgaagggaAATTAATTGTtcgtaatatatataaatcatagtactgaatatatcttatttgtacaaaagatattatttaaaaaaaaaaaactggcGTGTATCAAGTGTAATAACTAGTATCACTGTTtgtgatattatatattttgataaatcatgtatcatatacataatttaattacgtacataatttttttttgtatcataCAATATATTTACGTATATATAATAAGTGTTTTTTTATGACAATAATTACATtagtgtaattattattatagttttgatACAATAATGACATTAATGTCTAACTAACAGTATACATAATTCCTGAATTCATAAcggtgataaaaaaaattaaagtaatagaataaaccaatttaaaaatcaaaacacttTCATAATTTAACAATATGTGTTGTTATGTTAATAAATACTTCAAACATCTTGTttaactccaaaaaaaaatattaaaaattcaaacattgAAAACTAACTAGCCTAcattaacaatttcatcttcagaTGATGGGTTTAATACATTGTTCATTCTTGGAGGGTCATCACTGTTGCTAACATATCCAGCATTCATCTTGTCGAGACCATACTTCAATAAAAGTATCGCATATCTTTTGCGAAGATAGCTACTCTCAAAACTATTACATGACATATTGATTTTGTCACTCAAAAATTCTACATATACAGCTACAAACAGTCCGCAATCACTACAAAAACAGTAAGATTAATTATAAGGATGAATtagatacaaaaaataaaataaaacaataaacaataCTCACAGGCTATCACTTTTTTGTTGCATGTTGTCTTGAGCAAACTCCACATTAAACGAATGTTGTGGACCCAAAAGTTCTCCAGTTTTCATGTCTTTATATGCATCCAATGCTGCCCAATCTGTTCGCTCCTTTTTTTCAAAGAAGCCACTATCATGAAGGTAGTTTGGAAGGATTTGAGACAACTTCTTGATGTCTGTAAAATGAACTCTCTTCCTTGATCCCGAAGTTGAGTCATACACCCTTATAAGCCTTTCTTTTAGAACCACAACAGCCAACACCCAATGGAAATTTTCATCACAGTTTACAGGAATGTAAACCTCATCTACTAAATGCCATGGTAAAGCAGCAGGAATAGAAAAACCATTAATGATGTTAATGATAGACCTTTCATGAACTGATACGGCAGCAGCACGATTCATGTGTTCTTGTGTGCTAATTGTATCATCTGCATGACTGTTATAATACCTTGAATATGCTTTGTTTATATGAGACTTAAACAAGCAATTGACTGTAGTATATCTATACTGATCCATGCTTCTTTGTTTGGACTTCTTGCGGAGATAGTAAAAGATTACATCTATATGCTGCAAAATAAGAGAAAACATAATACATGGTAAAATGTATTTGATTAGTGAAAAACATATGCAGGAACTAATTTGATACCCTAactgataaatatattttaaataatcaaattaatacttaatattaataacaatcatattaataacaacatgatacaaaaaagtGTAATAGTATTTGATACTTATTATTAACTAGATATAATATAGTAAGTTTTGAAGTGATacctaaaaatcaaaattcgacaaaataatgtatatgatacCTCATCAGTCCAACATCTATTCGGCTGTGACATAGTATAAAACCAGTTCTTGTCCATAGGGAATGCGACAACAAAATCAATATAATCAACACCAAATGAAGCAGACTTTGCTCTGTATTTGTCCTCGGATTGTTTCctacacacatatataatttttagaaacaaattaaaataatgttatACGACACATAATTAGCAAGACATATTATAATAACTTACTTGTTCGCATGTGATTTTAAGAGACCTTTTTCAATCCATTGCGAGAACTCGTCCATCATACCTAATGGCAATTGTTCAAGAATACCACAACCTTCAAATGGATAGAGTGGGAGAACATCATCATCTATTTTTGCCTTGCCTTTATCGTTGGATCCAAAATCTGTCAAATATGGAGACCGTAAAATTCTTGCAGGCATCCTGTGTCGTGGTGCTGGAGTTTCAGTATCAGGAGGAAGTGAAGATTTCTTTACGGGTAGTTGGGTGGGTAGTTGGCTATCAGATAACCAAAAAGCACTCTCATTTTGTTCCACATGACTAATCAAACATAGTGGTTGGACATTGTTTTCCACTTCTGTAGATGTATCAACAGAAAACATACTTGTAGTGTGCTCTATGTTGTGCTGAAGTGTATCAACATCATGTTCATCCGCATTTAAAATCTTTGTGTCTGAGTGAGAGGCTTCACCAGTTGTATAAtcctaataaatattttgttagacTAAATTCgaacacaaacaaaaaaattaatgtatactgattcataatatttgtacttatattttcattattaagagAAACTTTTTCAATCAAAAGATGACTAAGCTGTGGTGAGTGTATAACCTCTACGACATCCTCCATCTGTTATTCCTTTGAACAATCCATGTGATTAGGTGAAACAGATTGTTGGTCCACTTTATCTGTCTGTACAATAccaaaacataatacataattctattaaattaaaaggcagaaaataaaaagatgaataaaagaaattgtttttAAGTGTCATATACAAACTTTTCCGATATTGATATCATTAACCTGTTCATCAGCATCAACAGCAGATCCACCAATATCTTGATCAACATTATGTTtttgttcaaaaaaataaaatcgatAAGTGCCAatgaaaatgaaacaaaaaaaaagaaaaagaataccTTTTCAGTTTCATTAACCTGTTCATCAGCATCAGCAGCAGATCCACCAATATCTTGATCAACATTATTTTTctgttcaaaaaaataaaatcgatAAGTGCCAatgaaaatgaaacaaaaaaaaaaaagaaaaataatacctTTTCAGTTTTGTTGTCTTTCTCGCCAACAACTTTCATCAACtcagaatgattttttttaatcaactcCACAAGACAACCAACTTGTTGGTCAACCTATATGCAAATTACACAATTTATAAAGAATTCgtaaacaataacaataattataaaacatataagataatcacaaaaaaatatatgattgtaATACTAACATAACTCTTCAAGTATTGCTTCAGTCCCTCTAATtgtgaattttcaaaaattactttTCGAAAATCTGAATTTACGGGAACATTAGATACATGTCAGCTTGAGAAGGTGGTAAATCTGGAGTGTAAACATTCTGAGTTGGTTGCTTTTCTGCTGTTGTTGATTTGGAAACCTTTGTTTTATGTGGATGTACAACTTTTCTTCTCTTCGGTGGTGGGGTAGATCCTGTGCCAGAGACTCGTGTTGATCTCCTTAACAATTGATCCGGTGGTTCAGATGAAAAGTCTTCAAATCCAGGAACCTCTTGTGGCTTCCCAACATCAATATTAACATTTGATGTACCAGGTTCATCATGAGTTACCTGACTGGGTTGAGGTAATTGCAGTGCTGTACATTCCTCTCCAGTTGGCTGAATATTTGTACAGTTATgctgaaaaataacaaaatattgaatCATTGTTAGAACGAACAAAAAATGTATCGATAAGTACcaaaaaaatactaaacaattatatattaattacctCAGTGAAAACGTTTTCCATAAACATCTCAAATTTGGGCTTCTCAGCCACAACTTTCCAATTGCAAATTCTTGGAATAAGATTTTGTTCTTTGACTGCAATCTCATTATCCAAGTGAGAAGCACATTCATATATCCATACATTAAGTGCATATGGCATACCATTTAATCGATACATTTTTTTCTCTGATTTAAACTCTTGTCTAAGTGAATTCATTAAACTTCTGAAAGCACGTTGACCCCACGGGTACTGCCGATAAGTGCCATCTTCAACCATTAAAAGATCTTCAATTGGAATTGAAGCAGTTCCAAGTTGAGATAATACAAAAGAGTGGATGAAAAACATGATAGCCATCTGAAGTTGATCATCAATATCATCCCAACCACCCAACATAAATCGATCTACCAGACGTTGTTTATTTACACTGTTATTAGGCCCCGGAAAATACCTCTGAACTAGCCTACTTCTTTTCGAATCTGGATATgtaaaattcttaatatttccaATGCATTTCAATCCAGTAATAACTGCAAATTCTTTCATGGTAAAGGTTAAGATATTTCCTTTAGCATGACGAATGTGAAGCTCCTCAGCTAGATTATCTTGCTCCACCTCTAAAAGGAGTAAACACTTTGTGATCTGACCTTGGTAATTACATTTAGGAATATTCAAATATGAACCAAAAATACTATTCCTAAATAATTCTATACCCTCAACCCCCATTGATTCCTCTAAGTCTCTTAATATGTTTGAATTGTAAGTACAACCAAACTTAAGAGAGTGTTTGGGAATTTGTTTTAccacataattcatattctgCGATTGAAAAAAGTgatattgaaatttaatataaCATACAAGcttaatatgatacataaaatgcaaaaataaaattgatacatAATTCTAAAAACGTATCGTAAGTCAGCCAAAATGATACCTAACAGACACTTTATAGcctaacatgatacaaaaaattcaaattcgtATTTGATACATAAGTGTAACTACAATTATAAGGCTGTCTACTTGATACTAACATGATATAAGTTTGTCTACTTGAtactaacatgatacaaaaaaggCAAATTAGTATTTGATACATAAGTGTAACTAAAATTATAAGTCTGTCTACTTGATACTAACATGATATAATTCTGTCTACTTGATATTAACACGATACAAAAAAGGCAAATTCGTATTTGATACATAAGTGTAACTACAATTATAAGTCTATATACTTGAtactaacatgatacaaaaattGCAAAGTCATACTTGATAAATAAGTTTAGCTACAATTATAAGTTTGTCTAATTGAtactaacatgatacaaaaaatgcaaagttatatttgatacaaaaaaaaaagaagcaaattcGTACTTGATACATAATTGTAACTACAATTATAATTCTGTCTACTTGATACTAAATGAtacaaaaaattcaaagttatacttgatacataaatataactACAATTATGTATCTGTTTGTATTTTCTGAATCAgataaataatctaaaaaatataatagattcaggaaattaaaattatattcttatgaaaTATCTATTAAGCATAAACCCCAAAAGGAGGTGACAACCAAGATGATGGGCAACTGGGTatgatttacataatttttttttgaatttcaacttATTTATAAAAACTACAAATATGAGTCTGTTAACATTTTCTGAATCAGATAACTactgtaaaaaataaaattgatacaggaaattaaaattatattcttattaaAGATCTATTAAGCATAAACCCCAAAAGGAGGTGACAACCAAGAGGATGGGCAACTGGGTTttgatttacataatttttttttgaatttcaacttATTTATACATTAGTAATACTTAATAAACAAcatgtacaaaaaaaaagtattttctgaatcagataaataatctaaaaataattttttctaataacacaaaaatacaTTGCatgtgacaaaaaaaaattaaaaaaaaaatcgaaataCGTACCGGTGGCAATGGAGGTCTGGATATGGCCATTGCAAGCTTTCTACCCCTCTTCTTGGGTGTCTTTGCATGTGCctctttttgtgttttatgaTTCTCCGAACTTTGGTTATCCattgttagaaaaaaaatggcGGACAGAGATGGCGGACAGATTAGACGCCGGCGTACGGACGGGGGCGGACAGATTAGACGACGGCGTACGGACAGTGTCGGACAGATTAGACGACGGCGTACGGACGAAGATCACAACTTTGATTTTCAAAGGAGGAACATGGCTGACAGCTTATAGGAAGGCGGACAGACGGAATCAAAGGCGGACGGACGGAGAAAATGGCGGACAACTTAGATGAAGGCGGACGGACGGAAGGAATCAAAGGGAGACTGCCGACGGACGGAGAAAATGGCGGACAACTTAGATGAAGGCGGACGGACGGAAGGAATGGCTGAGAAAAATGGCTGACAACTAAGAGGAAGATGAACAGTTTAGTAATTAATTAGTGGGAGTGGTGAAAAGGTTTCTTTATTTTGggaaaataaagagtaaaatgaGGGATATAATTTAATTGGTTAGGATTAATTATGGGAGTCGTGTATGGGTATTTTATTTGGGAAAAATAAAGAGTATAATTAGGGGTAAGATTTAATTGGTTTGTATTAATTAggattctaatttatttatgtatctgttagattaaatttattaaaaaatagggattttagtaattttttaaaaaagaagggaaatatGGAGAATATGTAAACTTAAGTTGTATATTCATGTAATTATTCCTTAAATTAGTGGGGGCTGCTGACTTAGGCAGACGTGGGCCTGGAAATAGATTATAAAATAGGCCCAATTTAGAATCCTAGATGGGTTTAAAGTGAGGTAAGGATAGAGTTTAGAGTTTAAGCATAATGAGTTGAGTTAACAAATTCGATTAAACTCAATAAGAcgaattaatattaattagtttaCAAACTTCTTAatcttaaagaaataaaataatcaaatcagaagttcaaaattataaccataatttaaacaaagctaatttaataaagtaatcactaaaattaaaaattttgagatgattttcgaaatgttcataaaatatataccaattatataaaacatatatataaaagctATAAAAACGGTAAAATTAATCAAGAATaactttaaaactatttttaactttataaaaaCTAGTTATTTCAAATCATTTAGAATTAAAAAACTCGTCGATTAATTATTATcggggagggtcaaaattgggtgtcaacaagtACTTTTTTTTGAGTAATTCATCTTATATTGAACtatttatttctatatgaatGGAATTGTTATTTTCCACCTTTTTATCTCTTGTTTGTCATTAATTGAAAAcataaatagaataaaaatggtGGACAAgattgaaatagaaaaaaaatagaagagataGGAGGCAAGGAGTGGGGGTGGGAGGAGAAGAGTGTAGAGAGTAGACACCtaaccttttttattttttatttactctaAAATTCAAAACCAAGTCAATCACGTGAGcttatatattaagtaattttaaattatttaacgGAAAAGAGCTTAAATGCCCTTATACTATGAGATTTGGTAAAATATTGTCCTCCATCCACTTTATGAGTATGTTTAGTTAGACATTAAGATATTTTTGAGACAATTGACGACAGTGGTATTTGGGGTCCAAAGGTGAATGAAGGATAGTTTTGTACCAATTCAAATAGTTGAGGAGCATTTTAGACCCTTATAAGTTGCACTACATATAAAGTTTGTACCGATATGAGCCCAATTggtactttttttgtttcaatttatataacataaatgtaattttgagttgatcaattttttttgtttgtttataaaTATTCGAAAATTTGGAGCATGCTAATactttttatgtcattttcgaatatataacaaactaaaaaagtaagaca
Proteins encoded in this window:
- the LOC138340212 gene encoding uncharacterized protein, whose product is MGVEGIELFRNSIFGSYLNIPKCNYQGQITKCLLLLEVEQDNLAEELHIRHAKGNILTFTMKEFAVITGLKCIGNIKNFTYPDSKRSRLVQRYFPGPNNSVNKQRLVDRFMLGGWDDIDDQLQMAIMFFIHSFVLSQLGTASIPIEDLLMVEDGTYRQYPWGQRAFRSLMNSLRQEFKSEKKMYRLNGMPYALNVWIYECASHLDNEIAVKEQNLIPRICNWKVVAEKPKFEMFMENVFTEHNCTNIQPTGEECTALQLPQPSQVTHDEPGTSNVNIDVGKPQEVPGFEDFSSEPPDQLLRRSTRVSGTGSTPPPKRRKVVHPHKTKVSKSTTAEKQPTQNVDQQVGCLVELIKKNHSELMKVVGEKDNKTEKKNNVDQDIGGSAADADEQVNETEKVNDINIGKDYTTGEASHSDTKILNADEHDVDTLQHNIEHTTSMFSVDTSTEVENNVQPLCLISHVEQNESAFWLSDSQLPTQLPVKKSSLPPDTETPAPRHRMPARILRSPYLTDFGSNDKGKAKIDDDVLPLYPFEGCGILEQLPLGMMDEFSQWIEKGLLKSHANKKQSEDKYRAKSASFGVDYIDFVVAFPMDKNWFYTMSQPNRCWTDEHIDVIFYYLRKKSKQRSMDQYRYTTVNCLFKSHINKAYSRYYNSHADDTISTQEHMNRAAAVSVHERSIINIINGFSIPAALPWHLVDEVYIPVNCDENFHWVLAVVVLKERLIRVYDSTSGSRKRVHFTDIKKLSQILPNYLHDSGFFEKKERTDWAALDAYKDMKTGELLGPQHSFNVEFAQDNMQQKSDSLDCGLFVAVYVEFLSDKINMSCNSFESSYLRKRYAILLLKYGLDKMNAGYVSNSDDPPRMNNVLNPSSEDEIVNVG
- the LOC101267491 gene encoding uncharacterized protein, whose amino-acid sequence is MYLFIALRPLMRGFEFCRPVVVVDGSHLSGAYKGTFVSASTLDGAGCILPLAYGIVDTENDCSWTWFFTQFKNAFGEREKMCVVSDRNESIIKSVSIVYPNVPHFACIWHLWKNVCTYYKRSKNTLSNLFYSMAKAYRKKDFEKLMAKVEKVDGRVKKYLEEAGYERWSRSHATVNRGRMMTSNIAECINGCLVDARQLPVLDFLEEARILFGSWNCKNREIASYTKETLGRKFEEILIINASKCSKMKVVASSEFIFSVYEGGIRYIVCLERKKCSCGRFQHDEIPCAHAMAVLKKKNIKDVHPYCSDYYKPDALANTYAVPMEPMPDKSDWIVPESVLEEVVLPPRYKKMSGRPRKKRKKNADEKLSGNTNCCGRCGQEGYNRRTCTFFPKDS